The following proteins are encoded in a genomic region of Sorangiineae bacterium MSr12523:
- a CDS encoding proline--tRNA ligase, whose product MLFSRALLTTVKEAPADSANVSHLLLTRAGFIRRVGAGMYDFLPLGLRVLHKITRIVREEMDRAGALEILMPALLPAEYYKESGRWDGFGDTLFRLKDRKGSDLHLGPTHEEIVTDIARREIRSYRDMPKNLYQIQTKFRDEPRPRGGLLRTREFLMKDAYSFDISEEAALASFERMRVAYCRIFDRMGLTYRMVAADSGAMGGSMSAEFQALVESGEDAIVACGTCDYAANIEIATVQSSSPDDVALEAMQRVHTPGKGSIDDVTAFLGIGPGQMLKSLLYVGQHGEIVMVVVRGDHAVNEVRLARALGVAEVSLATEDDVKKATGAAVGFAGPTTFQGRIVVDRAASHVRNGVAGGNETDYHITGVNYGRDFTGDIVDVRLAATDDPCPRCAGGKLASYRGIEAGHIFVLGTHYATKMGAMFSDERQESHPIWMGCYGIGVSRLVATVIEQHHDDNGMHWPKAIAPYDVYIVTVGKDAPVLEAARKLHDALEESGVEVLWDDRDERPGVKFKDADLLGIPLRVTLGAKALAGGHLELKPRSEADPKKVELIPIAAAVETIRARVRS is encoded by the coding sequence ATGCTCTTTTCGCGAGCCCTTCTGACGACCGTCAAGGAAGCGCCGGCTGATTCGGCCAATGTGAGTCATTTGTTGCTGACCCGCGCGGGGTTCATCCGGCGCGTGGGCGCGGGCATGTACGACTTCTTGCCGCTCGGTCTTCGGGTGCTCCACAAGATCACACGCATCGTGCGCGAGGAGATGGATCGCGCCGGCGCGCTGGAGATCCTCATGCCGGCCCTTCTTCCGGCGGAGTATTACAAAGAAAGCGGTCGCTGGGACGGCTTCGGCGACACTCTTTTCCGCCTCAAGGATCGCAAGGGGAGCGACCTTCACCTCGGCCCGACGCACGAAGAAATCGTGACCGATATTGCGCGCCGCGAAATCCGCAGTTACCGCGATATGCCGAAGAATCTTTATCAGATTCAAACCAAGTTTCGCGACGAACCGCGTCCGCGCGGCGGTCTTTTGCGGACACGCGAGTTTCTCATGAAGGATGCTTACTCCTTCGATATCTCCGAGGAGGCCGCGCTCGCGAGCTTCGAGCGCATGCGTGTCGCGTATTGTCGGATTTTCGATCGCATGGGCCTCACATACCGCATGGTCGCCGCCGATTCGGGTGCCATGGGCGGCTCGATGAGCGCAGAATTCCAGGCCCTCGTCGAATCGGGCGAAGACGCCATCGTCGCTTGCGGCACATGCGATTACGCCGCCAACATCGAAATCGCGACCGTCCAATCTTCCTCGCCCGACGACGTGGCGCTGGAGGCAATGCAAAGGGTGCACACCCCGGGCAAAGGTTCCATCGATGACGTAACGGCGTTCCTCGGCATCGGGCCGGGGCAGATGCTCAAGTCCTTGCTCTACGTTGGCCAGCACGGCGAGATCGTCATGGTCGTGGTGCGCGGCGATCATGCGGTGAACGAGGTGCGCCTTGCCCGCGCCCTTGGGGTGGCCGAAGTATCCCTCGCCACCGAGGACGACGTAAAAAAGGCCACGGGGGCGGCCGTCGGCTTTGCCGGGCCCACCACCTTCCAGGGGCGCATCGTGGTCGACCGCGCGGCCTCGCACGTGCGCAACGGCGTCGCCGGCGGCAACGAGACCGACTACCACATCACGGGGGTCAACTACGGGCGCGACTTCACCGGCGACATCGTTGACGTTCGCCTCGCCGCAACGGACGATCCCTGTCCGCGTTGTGCTGGCGGAAAGCTCGCCTCCTACCGCGGTATCGAGGCCGGGCACATCTTCGTTCTGGGCACGCACTACGCCACGAAAATGGGGGCGATGTTCAGCGACGAACGCCAGGAGAGCCATCCCATCTGGATGGGCTGCTACGGCATCGGCGTCTCGCGCCTGGTGGCCACGGTGATCGAGCAGCACCACGACGACAACGGCATGCACTGGCCCAAGGCCATCGCGCCCTACGACGTGTACATCGTCACGGTGGGCAAGGATGCGCCGGTGCTCGAGGCCGCGCGCAAACTGCATGACGCGCTCGAGGAAAGCGGCGTCGAAGTGCTCTGGGACGACCGCGACGAGCGCCCCGGCGTGAAGTTCAAAGACGCGGATCTGCTGGGCATCCCGCTGCGCGTCACCCTGGGCGCGAAGGCCCTCGCGGGCGGACATCTCGAGCTGAAGCCGCGCAGCGAGGCCGATCCGAAGAAGGTCGAGCTCATTCCCATCGCGGCCGCCGTGGAGACGATCCGCGCGCGCGTTCGCAGCTGA
- a CDS encoding LysR substrate-binding domain-containing protein, producing MVDLNDLYFFAQVVQRGSFTKAARAIGVPKSRLSRRVAELETRLGVRLLQRTTRRLSLTDVGSKYYEQCQAMLAAAQAAEQTVENLTAEPRGQLRVTAPLGVAQDDVAVHLASFLRRYPRIRMELVVTNRRIDLVEEGVDVALRVRPRAEEDPHLVTRHLRIARALVVASPAFLKRYPGLEKPEDLRHVPALGFGTRAGTVHWVQTGPAGALSTVEISPFFFSDDFIVLKYLAVDGLGVTLLPEVNCKHELARGQLVHVLPEWQSDTGILHVVYPTTRGLSPTVRAFIDYLVTTLGELHKPLQPSA from the coding sequence ATGGTCGACCTCAACGATCTCTACTTTTTCGCGCAGGTGGTGCAGCGCGGGAGCTTCACGAAGGCGGCGCGCGCCATCGGTGTTCCCAAGTCGCGCCTCTCGCGGAGGGTGGCCGAGCTCGAGACGCGCCTCGGCGTGCGGCTGCTTCAGCGCACCACGCGCCGTCTGTCGCTCACCGACGTGGGGAGCAAGTACTACGAGCAGTGTCAGGCCATGCTCGCCGCCGCCCAAGCCGCGGAGCAAACGGTGGAGAACCTTACCGCGGAGCCGCGTGGCCAGCTTCGCGTCACGGCACCGCTCGGTGTCGCGCAGGACGACGTCGCCGTGCATCTGGCGAGCTTCCTGCGTCGATACCCGCGCATTCGCATGGAGCTCGTGGTGACCAATCGCCGCATCGATCTCGTCGAGGAAGGCGTCGACGTCGCACTGCGCGTGCGTCCGCGTGCCGAGGAAGATCCGCACTTGGTCACGCGCCATTTGCGCATCGCGCGCGCCTTGGTCGTGGCCTCGCCTGCATTCCTGAAACGATACCCCGGCCTCGAAAAGCCCGAAGACCTACGACATGTGCCGGCGCTCGGCTTCGGCACGCGCGCGGGCACGGTGCATTGGGTGCAGACCGGTCCGGCCGGCGCGCTCTCCACGGTGGAGATCTCGCCTTTTTTCTTCTCCGACGACTTCATCGTGTTGAAGTACTTGGCCGTCGATGGCCTCGGCGTGACCTTGCTGCCCGAGGTGAACTGCAAGCACGAACTCGCGCGCGGCCAGCTCGTGCACGTGCTGCCGGAGTGGCAATCCGACACCGGCATTCTGCACGTCGTCTACCCCACGACCCGCGGCCTCTCCCCCACCGTCCGCGCCTTCATCGACTACCTCGTTACTACGCTAGGAGAGCTTCACAAGCCCTTGCAGCCGAGCGCTTGA
- a CDS encoding class A beta-lactamase-related serine hydrolase, producing MIRYVAMALLVGACSSSLGSSAPLPIRPTVATVRAPEFDRVLSTIATETAGEFAKKGLTPEGLSIAVIDLRSGRSGAYRGDVSYYPASVVKLCYLAYYEASKEARQLIDTPELARAVKDMVTVSSNDATGFVVDSITGTTSGPELEGDEWEAWKTKRNAVTEWYHRRGYTNLNANQKTFCEDSYGREQAYRDGGKNRNRMSALEAARIFAEIVRGEVAGPAGTNEMMALLERASGEVKSEEGELENARLAGRALPKGSRIWAKSGDAYDVRHLVGRVLLPDGRDFVVAVFTKGVKSELDVIPRVYERIGAQSLL from the coding sequence ATGATTCGTTACGTTGCGATGGCGCTTCTCGTGGGCGCCTGTTCCTCTTCCTTGGGCAGTTCCGCACCGCTTCCGATTCGGCCCACCGTCGCCACGGTGCGGGCGCCCGAGTTCGATCGGGTGCTTTCGACGATAGCCACCGAGACGGCGGGCGAGTTTGCGAAGAAGGGGCTCACGCCCGAAGGGCTCTCCATTGCAGTGATCGATCTTCGAAGCGGTCGCTCGGGCGCGTACCGGGGCGACGTTTCGTACTATCCCGCGTCGGTGGTGAAGCTTTGCTACCTCGCCTATTACGAGGCCTCGAAAGAGGCGCGGCAACTCATCGACACACCGGAGCTCGCCCGGGCCGTCAAGGACATGGTGACCGTCTCGTCGAACGACGCGACGGGCTTCGTCGTGGACTCGATCACGGGCACCACCTCGGGGCCGGAGCTCGAGGGCGACGAATGGGAGGCCTGGAAGACGAAGCGCAATGCCGTCACCGAGTGGTACCACCGCCGTGGGTACACGAACCTCAATGCCAATCAAAAGACGTTTTGCGAGGATAGTTATGGTCGGGAGCAGGCCTATCGCGACGGCGGAAAGAATCGCAACCGGATGAGCGCCCTGGAGGCGGCGCGCATCTTCGCCGAGATCGTGCGCGGCGAGGTGGCCGGCCCCGCCGGAACCAACGAGATGATGGCGCTTCTGGAGCGCGCGAGCGGGGAGGTGAAGTCCGAGGAGGGGGAGCTCGAGAATGCCAGGCTCGCGGGACGGGCCCTTCCAAAGGGCTCCCGCATCTGGGCAAAGTCCGGCGACGCGTACGACGTGCGTCATCTGGTGGGGCGCGTGCTCCTTCCCGATGGCCGCGATTTCGTCGTTGCCGTGTTCACCAAGGGCGTGAAGTCGGAGCTCGACGTGATCCCAAGGGTCTACGAGCGCATCGGGGCGCAATCCTTGCTCTGA
- a CDS encoding sigma-70 family RNA polymerase sigma factor: MTKAARTIQDEEMEVAHARDDAFRRLFAAEFRYVWTSLRRLGVDSADLDDVVHEVFLAVHRRFDTYDPSRPIRPWLFAFAFRFASDYRKQARIRFRSSFDGDESVDPRPAPDELLERAEDQRLAAIGLEGIALDRRAVFILYEIDEVPMAEIAASLAIPLHTAYSRLRVAREEFAAAVRRGGGR; encoded by the coding sequence ATGACAAAAGCCGCGCGCACCATCCAAGACGAGGAGATGGAGGTCGCACACGCGCGGGATGACGCTTTCCGGCGCCTCTTTGCGGCCGAATTTCGCTACGTTTGGACATCGCTGCGGCGCCTTGGCGTGGACAGCGCCGACTTGGACGATGTCGTGCACGAGGTCTTCCTCGCCGTACATCGTCGGTTCGACACCTACGATCCGAGCCGCCCCATTCGTCCGTGGCTCTTCGCGTTCGCGTTCCGCTTTGCGTCCGACTACCGCAAGCAGGCGCGCATTCGCTTTCGTTCGTCGTTCGACGGCGATGAGTCGGTCGATCCACGCCCCGCGCCGGACGAGCTTCTCGAACGCGCGGAGGATCAGCGACTCGCCGCAATCGGGCTCGAGGGCATCGCACTCGATCGGCGCGCGGTGTTCATCCTTTACGAGATCGACGAGGTGCCAATGGCCGAGATTGCGGCCTCCCTCGCGATCCCGTTGCATACGGCCTATTCGCGCCTTCGTGTCGCGCGCGAGGAGTTTGCGGCCGCCGTGCGGCGAGGAGGTGGGCGATGA
- a CDS encoding SMP-30/gluconolactonase/LRE family protein, which produces MSSLGKSFFCLAFLALAACSSDDDGKENPPPLPPSVVASFDAAQGQLPEGIAFRDGSAYVGFAPLGIIARVNPATGAIQTFGKLPGPSSPTSGFMTGLAFDAQGSLYAALVSLTGDVKSGIYRVGKDGGDATLFAEHPDLKFPNGLEFDAGGRLWVTDSNKGAVFRIASDGTVSLFSDHALLAGQQGYCGPGTDSGFVIGANGIALGQNLVYVANTDKASIVEIAINADGTAGATRTVAGPNCELLGGADGLVRAPNGSLFVAANRLNQIARIEPNGTMALRGRGAPLDFPASLVISNDTLWITSFALANANAGTNPKPALLRSAF; this is translated from the coding sequence ATGAGTTCACTTGGTAAATCCTTTTTCTGCCTCGCCTTCCTCGCTCTGGCCGCCTGCTCGTCGGACGACGATGGCAAGGAAAACCCGCCGCCGTTGCCTCCCTCCGTCGTGGCTTCCTTCGACGCCGCCCAAGGCCAGCTTCCCGAAGGCATCGCCTTTCGCGATGGCTCGGCGTACGTCGGATTTGCTCCGCTGGGCATCATCGCGAGGGTCAACCCGGCGACGGGCGCAATTCAGACGTTTGGCAAGCTGCCCGGGCCCTCGTCGCCCACCTCGGGATTCATGACCGGCCTTGCATTCGATGCGCAAGGCTCGCTCTATGCGGCATTGGTATCCCTGACCGGCGACGTCAAATCCGGCATCTACCGCGTTGGCAAGGATGGCGGCGACGCCACACTCTTTGCCGAGCACCCCGATTTGAAGTTCCCCAATGGTCTCGAATTCGACGCCGGCGGTCGCCTTTGGGTCACGGACTCGAACAAGGGCGCCGTGTTTCGCATTGCGAGCGATGGCACCGTCTCCTTGTTCTCGGACCATGCGCTCCTCGCGGGTCAGCAGGGCTATTGCGGTCCTGGGACGGATTCGGGCTTCGTCATCGGCGCCAACGGCATCGCCCTCGGGCAGAACCTCGTGTACGTCGCCAACACCGACAAGGCGAGCATCGTCGAAATCGCCATCAACGCCGACGGCACCGCGGGCGCCACGCGCACCGTTGCAGGTCCCAACTGCGAGCTGCTCGGCGGCGCCGATGGACTCGTGCGCGCGCCGAACGGCTCGCTTTTCGTGGCGGCCAATCGATTGAACCAAATCGCGCGCATCGAACCCAACGGCACGATGGCGTTGCGCGGTCGCGGTGCACCGCTCGATTTTCCGGCGAGCCTCGTCATCTCCAATGACACCTTGTGGATCACGAGCTTCGCCCTCGCGAATGCCAACGCCGGGACGAACCCGAAACCGGCCCTGCTTCGCTCGGCCTTCTAA
- a CDS encoding M12 family metallopeptidase, with the protein MHKILSASMVAILAMGAAACSSGGPAAEVSAQTSAEHTQTAAETAIPANAPVKTGYFPLGPNGELQKIQYSEVNGEAVFEGDILLDRTGEQLLPTGILRGQSVTPQGVAIPGKNRRWKNKVVAYTVQEGLPNVQRVHDAIAHWREHTSLTFVERTPENQRQYRDYIQFRAGDGCSSTVGRKGGVQYINLAEGCGTGATIHEIGHAVGLWHEQSREDRNEHVTINMDNVTEGMEHNFEQHVSDGDDIGSYDYGSIMHYGPYAFSKNGQPTIVANDGQPIGQRDVLSPGDLEAVAKLYP; encoded by the coding sequence ATGCATAAAATTCTATCTGCATCCATGGTCGCCATTCTGGCCATGGGCGCCGCGGCGTGCTCCAGTGGAGGACCTGCTGCCGAAGTTTCCGCGCAAACATCCGCCGAGCACACGCAAACGGCGGCCGAAACGGCAATACCTGCGAATGCTCCCGTGAAGACGGGGTATTTCCCACTCGGGCCCAACGGCGAGTTGCAGAAGATTCAATATTCCGAAGTGAACGGCGAAGCGGTTTTCGAGGGCGACATTCTGCTCGACCGTACCGGCGAGCAATTGCTGCCGACGGGCATTCTGCGCGGGCAAAGCGTCACACCGCAGGGTGTCGCGATTCCGGGAAAGAACCGTCGCTGGAAGAACAAGGTGGTCGCGTACACCGTCCAGGAAGGTTTGCCCAACGTGCAGCGCGTGCACGACGCGATTGCCCATTGGCGGGAGCACACGTCCCTGACGTTCGTGGAGCGTACGCCGGAGAATCAGCGCCAGTATCGGGATTACATTCAATTCCGGGCGGGCGATGGCTGCAGCTCCACCGTCGGACGCAAAGGCGGTGTGCAGTACATCAATCTGGCCGAAGGCTGCGGCACCGGCGCGACCATTCACGAGATTGGCCACGCCGTAGGACTCTGGCACGAGCAGTCACGCGAAGATCGCAACGAGCACGTGACCATCAACATGGATAACGTTACCGAAGGCATGGAGCACAATTTCGAGCAGCACGTCTCCGACGGCGACGACATCGGTTCGTACGACTATGGGTCCATCATGCACTACGGCCCATATGCCTTTTCGAAGAATGGCCAGCCGACCATCGTGGCGAACGATGGTCAGCCCATCGGCCAACGCGACGTGTTGAGCCCCGGCGATCTCGAGGCCGTCGCCAAGCTGTATCCGTAG
- a CDS encoding M4 family metallopeptidase yields the protein MTIKSPFIRGVRGNWLSLVGLTLLACAPAACSGNSEGDDSSSQAPGVAVDTLPNAQVVDVEAATGIPTLVTGDLGPAKGHALSAIAAVFHADASELSLKNEFTDPQGEQHTRYTQFKNGLEVIGGELVVHSRAGVVYAANGSARADIAGPPKSAISTAAAVSAALAGRVGLAAEPRTELAYKRSEAGDSLLLVHKVTVTGTQDDGTPIADLVLVNAADGAIVDVIPTIHTARNREVHNLNGGTSLPGPVARTETGAASSDAVVNNNFARLGSTYDAYKALFNRDSINGSGSKLISSVHYSSRYNNAFWNGTQMVYGDGDGNTFSNLANSLDVTAHELTHGVTSNTSNLTYSGQSGGLNESLSDIFGQVVEWYAAGKVVSAGTWQVGEDVYTPNKAGDALRYLNDPKKDGRSLDYYPDFTSSVDVHYSSGISNLAFYLLSQGGKHPRGKTTTQVTGIGIEKAAKIFYRANTSIFTASTTFSQAKTWTAQAAQQLGYTTAEVNSVRAAWTAVGVP from the coding sequence ATGACGATCAAGTCACCGTTCATCCGTGGCGTCCGCGGTAATTGGCTGTCTCTGGTTGGTTTGACGCTGCTCGCTTGCGCTCCCGCCGCTTGCTCCGGAAATTCCGAGGGCGATGATTCCTCCTCACAGGCCCCCGGCGTCGCCGTCGACACGCTCCCCAATGCGCAAGTCGTCGATGTGGAAGCGGCCACCGGGATTCCGACCCTCGTCACCGGCGATCTCGGGCCGGCGAAGGGCCATGCCCTCTCGGCCATTGCGGCCGTCTTCCACGCCGATGCGTCGGAGCTCTCACTGAAGAACGAGTTCACCGATCCGCAGGGCGAGCAGCACACGCGCTACACGCAATTCAAGAATGGCCTCGAGGTCATTGGCGGCGAGCTCGTGGTGCACAGCCGCGCCGGCGTGGTGTACGCCGCCAATGGCAGCGCGCGCGCGGACATTGCGGGCCCGCCGAAATCCGCCATTTCGACCGCGGCCGCCGTCTCCGCCGCCCTGGCCGGTCGCGTGGGCCTCGCCGCCGAACCGCGAACGGAGCTCGCCTACAAGCGCAGCGAGGCGGGTGACTCTCTTCTTCTCGTCCACAAAGTGACGGTGACCGGCACGCAAGACGATGGCACCCCCATCGCCGATCTCGTGTTGGTGAACGCGGCCGACGGCGCCATCGTCGACGTGATTCCCACCATTCACACGGCCCGCAACCGCGAAGTGCACAACCTCAATGGTGGCACGAGCCTCCCCGGCCCCGTGGCCCGCACGGAAACGGGCGCGGCCAGCTCCGATGCGGTGGTGAACAACAACTTCGCGCGCCTTGGCTCGACGTACGACGCCTACAAGGCACTCTTCAACCGCGATTCCATCAATGGCAGCGGCTCGAAGCTGATTAGCTCGGTCCATTACAGCAGCCGTTACAACAATGCGTTCTGGAATGGCACGCAGATGGTGTACGGCGATGGCGACGGCAACACCTTCTCCAACCTGGCCAACTCGCTCGACGTCACCGCGCACGAGTTGACCCACGGTGTGACCTCGAACACCTCGAACCTCACCTACTCCGGGCAGTCCGGCGGATTGAACGAGTCGCTCTCGGACATCTTCGGGCAGGTCGTCGAATGGTACGCCGCGGGTAAAGTCGTCAGCGCGGGCACGTGGCAAGTCGGCGAGGACGTGTACACGCCGAACAAGGCGGGCGATGCCCTTCGCTACCTAAACGACCCGAAGAAGGACGGTCGCTCGCTCGATTACTATCCGGATTTCACCTCCAGCGTGGACGTGCACTACAGCTCGGGCATTTCCAACCTCGCCTTCTATCTCTTGTCGCAAGGTGGCAAGCACCCGCGCGGAAAGACCACGACGCAGGTCACCGGCATTGGCATCGAGAAGGCCGCGAAGATCTTCTACCGCGCGAACACCTCGATCTTTACCGCCAGCACGACCTTCTCGCAGGCGAAGACCTGGACGGCCCAAGCGGCCCAACAACTCGGTTACACCACGGCCGAGGTGAACTCGGTACGCGCGGCGTGGACCGCCGTCGGCGTTCCGTAA
- a CDS encoding thioredoxin domain-containing protein, translating to MSKNTQEVRDVPGGVAIIGFFLSFLSGGALMWGYDAHRLQTLRGSESAGADTAPWSDSDSPIPVDSNDPMWGNRLAPVTIVEFSDFECPFCGRVEPALEQIKQNYGPDKVRIIWKHLPIPNHPHAQSAAEAAEGVFALKGSEAFWKFHDLAFRNQNALSPESYERWAQQSGVTDMAKYKAGLASHKWASKCAQDAALSQQLNVNATPAFFINGVAFSGAQPYDKFKAVIDQELGKAQAKIAAGVPKSEIYTRSSKEAKNAPPPPRAEAKDDGLWKVPIGKSPVLGSDKALVTIVAFSDFECVFCKRSEATMKQVRDAYGDKVRFVWKNQPIVSIHKHAEAAAQFALAARAEKGDQGFWDAHAKLFESAPKLEDEDFARMAKELGLSVERVQSAIKEHKYKKEIDADQELADEFAAASTPHYFVNGRRIVGAEPFDRFKGVIDEEIAKAGALLAKGTKPADLYDTLVKDGKGAPDLEKKTLPARINAPTKGNPNAKVTIVEVSDFQCPYCRRAEDTMKEVMKNYGDRVKLTWRHFPLAMHEDAGLAAQASLEAFKQKGSDGFWKMHDLLFAAQPTQNGFKREAMEKYAEQAGLDLAKFKAALDHQTHRAVVDEDVKAVSEAGINSTPGFIINGYFINGAEPYPKFRKVIDRALAESK from the coding sequence ATGTCCAAAAATACCCAAGAAGTACGCGACGTCCCCGGCGGAGTCGCCATCATCGGTTTTTTCCTGAGCTTTCTCTCCGGCGGCGCCCTCATGTGGGGCTACGACGCGCACCGTCTGCAGACCCTTCGCGGCAGTGAATCCGCGGGGGCGGATACCGCACCGTGGAGCGATTCGGATTCGCCCATTCCGGTCGACAGCAACGACCCCATGTGGGGCAATCGCCTGGCGCCGGTCACCATCGTCGAGTTTTCCGATTTCGAATGCCCATTCTGTGGGCGCGTCGAACCTGCGCTGGAGCAGATCAAACAGAACTACGGCCCGGACAAAGTCCGCATTATCTGGAAACACTTGCCCATTCCCAATCATCCGCACGCGCAATCGGCGGCCGAAGCCGCGGAGGGTGTCTTCGCCCTCAAAGGCAGCGAGGCATTCTGGAAGTTCCACGATCTGGCCTTCCGCAACCAAAACGCACTCTCACCCGAGAGTTACGAGCGCTGGGCGCAACAATCGGGCGTCACCGATATGGCGAAATACAAAGCGGGTCTCGCCTCGCACAAATGGGCGAGCAAATGCGCGCAGGATGCAGCGCTGTCTCAGCAGCTCAATGTCAACGCAACGCCCGCTTTCTTCATCAACGGCGTTGCGTTCTCGGGCGCACAACCTTACGACAAGTTCAAGGCGGTCATCGATCAGGAGCTCGGTAAGGCGCAGGCGAAGATTGCGGCGGGCGTACCTAAGAGCGAAATTTATACGCGATCCTCGAAGGAGGCGAAGAACGCCCCACCGCCGCCGCGCGCCGAGGCGAAAGACGACGGCTTGTGGAAGGTGCCGATCGGTAAGAGCCCCGTGCTCGGCTCCGACAAAGCTCTTGTAACCATCGTCGCGTTCTCCGATTTCGAATGCGTCTTCTGCAAACGCAGTGAGGCGACCATGAAACAAGTACGTGACGCGTACGGCGACAAAGTGCGCTTCGTTTGGAAGAATCAGCCGATTGTATCGATTCACAAACATGCCGAAGCCGCTGCGCAATTCGCACTCGCTGCACGCGCCGAAAAAGGAGACCAAGGCTTCTGGGACGCGCACGCCAAGCTTTTCGAGTCCGCGCCGAAGCTCGAGGACGAGGATTTTGCGCGCATGGCCAAAGAGCTCGGGCTCTCGGTGGAGCGCGTTCAGAGCGCCATCAAGGAGCACAAATACAAGAAAGAGATCGACGCCGATCAGGAGCTGGCCGACGAATTCGCCGCCGCGAGCACGCCGCATTACTTCGTCAATGGACGGCGCATCGTCGGTGCGGAACCTTTCGATAGGTTCAAAGGGGTCATCGACGAGGAGATCGCCAAAGCCGGCGCACTTCTCGCCAAAGGCACGAAACCGGCGGATCTCTACGACACGCTCGTCAAAGACGGCAAGGGCGCACCGGACCTCGAGAAGAAAACGCTCCCCGCACGCATCAACGCGCCGACCAAGGGCAATCCCAATGCGAAGGTGACCATCGTCGAGGTCAGCGACTTCCAGTGCCCCTACTGCCGGCGCGCCGAGGATACGATGAAGGAAGTGATGAAAAACTATGGCGACCGCGTGAAGCTAACGTGGCGCCATTTCCCGCTCGCCATGCACGAGGACGCCGGGCTTGCAGCCCAGGCGAGCCTCGAGGCGTTCAAGCAGAAAGGCTCGGACGGCTTTTGGAAGATGCACGATCTACTTTTCGCCGCCCAACCGACCCAAAACGGATTCAAGCGGGAGGCCATGGAGAAGTACGCCGAGCAAGCGGGGCTCGATCTCGCCAAGTTCAAGGCGGCGCTCGACCATCAAACTCACCGGGCCGTCGTCGACGAGGACGTCAAGGCCGTGAGCGAGGCCGGGATCAACAGCACACCGGGCTTCATCATCAACGGGTACTTCATCAACGGCGCAGAGCCTTATCCGAAGTTTCGCAAGGTCATCGACCGGGCGCTCGCCGAAAGCAAGTAA
- a CDS encoding NAD(P)H-dependent oxidoreductase, whose product MKLLHLDSSILGSSSVSRELTRSIVDGYRSSHPDLQVTYRDLASDPLSHIDGDTQKREATLIDTLIEELKAADVVIIGAPLYNFAIPSGLKAWIDHVVIAGKTFKYGPAGVEGLVPDKKTYVVATRGGVYEGSPVVQMHEGHLETVLRFVGIRDIEFVRAEGLAMREVRETALAAARAQVAALFPAEQVAA is encoded by the coding sequence ATGAAACTTCTTCATCTCGACTCCAGCATCCTCGGTTCCTCCTCGGTCTCGCGCGAGCTCACCCGGTCCATCGTGGACGGGTACCGCTCGAGTCATCCGGACCTTCAGGTGACCTACCGCGACCTCGCCAGCGATCCGCTGTCGCACATCGATGGCGACACCCAGAAGCGCGAAGCCACGCTCATCGACACGCTGATCGAAGAGCTGAAGGCCGCCGATGTCGTGATCATCGGCGCGCCGCTCTACAACTTCGCCATCCCGAGCGGGCTCAAGGCGTGGATCGATCACGTCGTCATCGCCGGAAAGACCTTCAAATACGGCCCCGCCGGCGTCGAAGGGCTCGTGCCCGACAAGAAGACCTACGTGGTCGCCACACGCGGCGGCGTCTACGAAGGCTCGCCCGTGGTGCAGATGCACGAGGGGCATCTCGAAACGGTGCTGCGCTTCGTGGGCATCCGCGACATCGAGTTCGTCCGCGCCGAAGGGCTCGCGATGCGCGAGGTGCGGGAGACGGCGCTGGCCGCGGCCCGCGCCCAAGTTGCAGCGCTCTTTCCGGCGGAGCAGGTGGCCGCGTGA